A genomic window from Solidesulfovibrio sp. includes:
- a CDS encoding GAF domain-containing SpoIIE family protein phosphatase: protein MTASACAEAPRLAERLQALTRCFALSRLVTESLELSEVLERIMTTSRQALGAEASSLLLVDEAPGPGQGQLVFTVAQGPASRDLRSGFRLAPGEGVAGWVAKEATAVLLVDAYADSRFNPAVDRLTGYRTRSMACVPLSYRGRVIGVAQCINKEGGGVFSDDDMEIFSLLAAQAAVAIVNARLHREALVKQRMDFDMELAAGVQQSLLPRAAPPLPGIDVAGVSLSCDATGGDYYDFLARGDTLLAVIGDVTGHGVQAALLMTTVRAFLRARLLAPGAPADIVGDVNRLLARDMGDSGRFMTLFLLEIDPGRGRARYVRAGHDPALLYDPGRDAFTELSGRGIPLGIDADWRYEDNVVPALAPGAVLVLATDGIWEARGPSGDMYGKDRLRRAVRAAASAAAAGLARAVLADLDAFLAGEPRHDDVTLVVIKASADAAPKEEA, encoded by the coding sequence CACCTCGCGCCAGGCGCTTGGCGCCGAGGCCTCCAGCCTGCTGCTGGTCGACGAGGCCCCCGGGCCGGGGCAGGGGCAGCTCGTTTTCACCGTGGCCCAAGGGCCGGCCAGCCGGGACCTGCGCTCGGGATTCCGGCTCGCCCCGGGCGAGGGCGTGGCCGGCTGGGTGGCCAAGGAGGCCACGGCGGTGCTTCTGGTCGACGCCTACGCCGATTCCCGCTTCAACCCCGCGGTCGACCGCCTGACGGGCTACCGGACCCGGTCCATGGCCTGCGTGCCGCTTTCCTACCGGGGCCGGGTCATCGGCGTGGCCCAGTGCATCAACAAGGAGGGCGGCGGCGTTTTTTCCGACGACGACATGGAGATCTTTTCGCTGCTGGCCGCCCAGGCCGCCGTGGCCATCGTCAATGCCAGGCTGCACCGCGAGGCCCTGGTCAAGCAGCGCATGGACTTCGACATGGAACTGGCCGCCGGGGTGCAGCAGAGCCTGCTGCCCCGGGCGGCGCCGCCGCTGCCCGGCATCGACGTGGCCGGCGTGAGCCTTTCCTGCGACGCCACGGGCGGCGATTACTACGACTTCCTGGCGCGCGGCGACACGCTGCTCGCCGTCATCGGCGACGTCACCGGCCACGGGGTCCAGGCGGCGCTTTTGATGACCACCGTGCGGGCCTTCCTGCGGGCCAGGCTGCTGGCCCCGGGCGCCCCGGCGGACATCGTCGGCGACGTCAACCGCTTGCTTGCCCGCGACATGGGCGACAGCGGCCGGTTCATGACGCTTTTCCTGCTGGAGATCGACCCGGGCCGGGGCCGGGCCCGCTATGTCCGGGCCGGCCACGACCCGGCCCTGCTCTACGACCCGGGCCGCGACGCCTTCACGGAACTTTCCGGCCGGGGGATACCCCTCGGCATCGACGCCGACTGGCGCTACGAAGACAACGTCGTGCCGGCCCTGGCCCCCGGGGCCGTGCTGGTCCTGGCCACGGACGGCATCTGGGAGGCCCGGGGGCCGTCCGGGGACATGTATGGCAAGGACCGGCTGCGCCGGGCCGTGCGCGCCGCCGCCTCCGCCGCCGCCGCCGGCCTGGCCCGGGCGGTGCTTGCCGATCTCGATGCTTTTCTGGCCGGCGAGCCGCGTCATGACGACGTGACCCTGGTCGTGATCAAGGCGTCCGCGGACGCCGCCCCAAAGGAGGAGGCATGA
- a CDS encoding LysM peptidoglycan-binding domain-containing protein yields MRYAPAVGLALALGVALFGCSKEDSQGFAKVDHNKDGKIIFEELILVFPDLTVEEFLAADADHNESLDDKEYERFRAARAGGKKLDAAAPAKAPEPAKAPEQPKTPEPAATPEPAKPAVPAPATPAPEPAKPAAPAAQAPAPQQPPGPAEAEVVETVVVESPAPAPATRTHTVARGDTLSRIAKKYGVSAKDIMAANTMKNADHLEAGAEIVIPGPGGAVAAAPAAPPAVTEFVAAYFAKSASGDVNGLIDLYGERVDYYKKGKSGKDIVRQDKVDYFQRWPRRTYVPAAAAVEALPGGDLRVTVPTSFTAEKGDRQVRGQAKFTFLLRPAGDGYRIVGEQSVVTEKK; encoded by the coding sequence ATGAGGTACGCACCGGCCGTTGGCCTGGCCCTGGCGCTTGGCGTGGCGCTTTTCGGGTGCAGCAAGGAGGATTCCCAGGGTTTTGCCAAGGTGGATCACAACAAGGACGGCAAGATCATTTTCGAGGAACTCATCCTGGTGTTCCCGGACCTGACCGTGGAGGAGTTCCTGGCCGCCGACGCCGACCATAACGAGAGCCTCGACGACAAGGAATACGAGCGGTTCCGCGCCGCCCGGGCCGGCGGCAAGAAGCTCGATGCCGCCGCCCCGGCCAAGGCCCCCGAGCCGGCCAAGGCCCCCGAACAACCGAAAACGCCCGAACCGGCCGCGACGCCCGAACCGGCCAAGCCGGCCGTGCCCGCGCCGGCCACGCCCGCGCCCGAACCGGCCAAGCCGGCCGCGCCCGCCGCCCAGGCGCCGGCGCCGCAACAGCCGCCAGGCCCGGCCGAGGCCGAGGTCGTGGAAACGGTGGTCGTGGAGTCGCCCGCGCCCGCGCCCGCGACCCGGACCCACACCGTGGCCCGGGGCGACACCCTCTCGCGCATCGCCAAGAAATACGGCGTGTCGGCCAAGGACATCATGGCCGCCAACACCATGAAAAACGCCGACCACCTCGAGGCCGGGGCGGAAATCGTCATCCCCGGGCCCGGCGGCGCCGTCGCGGCCGCCCCGGCGGCGCCGCCGGCCGTCACGGAGTTCGTGGCCGCCTATTTCGCCAAAAGCGCCTCGGGCGACGTCAACGGCCTCATCGACCTCTACGGAGAGCGGGTCGACTATTACAAGAAGGGCAAAAGCGGCAAGGATATCGTGCGCCAGGACAAGGTCGACTATTTCCAGCGCTGGCCCAGGCGGACCTACGTTCCGGCGGCGGCGGCGGTGGAAGCGTTGCCCGGCGGCGACCTGCGCGTGACGGTGCCGACATCGTTTACCGCCGAGAAAGGGGACAGGCAGGTGCGCGGACAGGCCAAGTTCACCTTCCTGCTGCGCCCGGCCGGGGACGGCTACCGCATTGTCGGCGAACAGAGCGTGGTGACGGAAAAGAAGTAA
- a CDS encoding HD-GYP domain-containing protein, producing MLRKIGIAELAVGMYVVDTGLSWLEHPFLYSQEGPVRDAGVLRGIVEAGYEEAFIDTDKGAFGTARAAVDSRQAAPLAAAAAALPSEGRAATRTAPLPLAQGLAEAGVLYRDCLAIAHDILREVQRGGEINIEASRHLVDDVIASAVRNRDALLALTKLRVHDAYTFTHGVNVAVVAVAFGSAMGLSPKGLKELGLAGLFHDVGKTGVPDAILNKPGRLTPEEFEQIKLHPAHGCRILADRGLGRDVLRGVGEHHEKFDGSGYPNGLSGAMVHPFGRILGVADVFDALTSKRSYKEAMLPTRALGVLYGMRDRDFPAGLVERFIKFLGPYPVGSFVRLSSGECGFVRGANPGRPLFPELLLVLDAAGRATPHRLLDLGNGDASGLSIVSALDPEAFGLDALACLTGGAE from the coding sequence GTGCTGCGAAAAATCGGGATCGCCGAACTGGCCGTGGGCATGTACGTGGTCGATACCGGGCTGTCCTGGCTGGAACATCCGTTTCTGTACAGCCAGGAAGGCCCGGTCCGGGATGCGGGCGTCCTGCGGGGCATTGTCGAGGCCGGCTACGAAGAGGCCTTCATCGATACGGACAAGGGGGCCTTCGGTACGGCCCGGGCGGCCGTGGATTCCCGGCAGGCCGCGCCGCTGGCCGCCGCGGCCGCCGCGCTCCCGAGCGAGGGGCGCGCCGCGACCCGGACGGCGCCCCTGCCCCTGGCCCAGGGCCTGGCCGAGGCCGGCGTCCTGTACCGGGACTGCCTGGCCATCGCCCACGACATCCTGCGCGAGGTGCAACGCGGCGGCGAAATCAACATCGAGGCCTCGCGCCACCTGGTCGACGACGTCATCGCCAGCGCCGTGCGAAACCGCGACGCGCTGCTGGCCCTGACCAAGCTGCGGGTCCACGACGCCTACACCTTCACCCACGGCGTCAACGTGGCCGTCGTGGCCGTGGCCTTCGGCTCGGCCATGGGCCTTTCCCCCAAGGGGCTCAAGGAACTGGGGCTGGCCGGGCTTTTCCACGACGTGGGCAAGACGGGCGTGCCGGACGCCATCCTCAACAAGCCCGGCCGGCTCACGCCGGAGGAATTCGAACAGATCAAGCTGCATCCGGCGCATGGCTGCCGCATCCTGGCCGACCGGGGCCTTGGCCGGGACGTGTTGCGGGGCGTGGGCGAGCACCACGAAAAGTTCGACGGCTCGGGCTATCCCAACGGGCTTTCGGGCGCCATGGTGCACCCGTTCGGCCGCATCCTGGGCGTGGCCGACGTGTTCGACGCCCTGACGAGCAAGCGCTCCTACAAGGAGGCCATGCTGCCGACCCGGGCCCTGGGCGTGCTTTACGGCATGCGCGACCGGGATTTCCCGGCCGGCCTGGTCGAACGCTTCATCAAGTTCCTGGGGCCGTATCCCGTGGGCAGCTTCGTGCGCCTCAGTTCCGGCGAATGCGGCTTCGTGCGCGGGGCCAACCCCGGTCGGCCGCTGTTTCCCGAACTGCTGCTGGTCCTCGACGCCGCCGGCCGGGCCACGCCCCACCGGCTCCTGGACCTGGGCAACGGCGACGCCTCGGGGCTGTCCATCGTCTCGGCCCTGGACCCCGAGGCTTTCGGCCTGGACGCCCTGGCCTGTCTGACCGGGGGGGCGGAGTAG
- the pgl gene encoding 6-phosphogluconolactonase: MNAVIRRFADAPALTRAALDLVAAAAREAIAQRGRFAMALSGGATPLPLYAAMAREGYGAPPEATLFFFGDERLVPVSDSRSTFGVVAPLLFTPSPVPVGNIHPMPVEIRPAELAAATYEAEVRQALGTAPGEVPRFDLILLGLGPDGHTASLFPGSPALAETAALVAAVPPPTTAAPAVPRLTFTLPLMNAARRVLFLTTAKGKEAALAKALADRPDPAVPASLVRPDGELAWLVDEGQGGVRRDQPK, from the coding sequence ATGAACGCCGTCATCCGCCGCTTTGCCGACGCCCCGGCCCTGACCCGGGCCGCCCTGGACCTCGTCGCCGCCGCCGCCAGGGAAGCCATCGCCCAACGGGGACGTTTCGCCATGGCCCTGTCCGGCGGCGCGACGCCGCTGCCGCTCTACGCCGCCATGGCCCGGGAGGGGTACGGCGCGCCGCCCGAGGCCACGCTCTTTTTTTTCGGCGACGAACGGCTCGTGCCCGTCTCCGACAGCCGCAGCACCTTCGGCGTCGTGGCGCCGCTGCTGTTCACCCCGAGCCCGGTGCCGGTGGGCAACATCCATCCCATGCCCGTGGAGATCCGACCGGCGGAGCTGGCCGCGGCGACCTACGAGGCCGAGGTGCGCCAGGCCCTGGGCACCGCGCCGGGCGAGGTGCCCCGTTTCGACCTGATCCTGCTGGGCCTCGGCCCGGACGGCCACACGGCCTCGCTGTTCCCGGGCAGCCCGGCCCTGGCCGAGACGGCGGCGCTCGTTGCCGCCGTGCCCCCGCCGACCACGGCCGCGCCGGCCGTGCCCCGGCTGACCTTCACCCTGCCGCTTATGAACGCCGCCCGGCGCGTGCTGTTCCTGACCACGGCCAAGGGCAAGGAGGCGGCCCTGGCCAAGGCCCTGGCCGACAGGCCCGACCCGGCCGTGCCGGCCTCGCTGGTGCGGCCGGACGGGGAGCTGGCCTGGCTCGTCGACGAGGGCCAGGGCGGGGTCCGGCGGGATCAGCCGAAATAG
- the zwf gene encoding glucose-6-phosphate dehydrogenase, whose translation MPDAADPTLAEVVLGRPRNPAPDASCRFDQVDGPVTIVIFGVTGDLAGRMLMPALAALYAGGNMPENFAIVGASRTDLTDETFRQRMRDALREFAGADAAVFDKLAPRLTYQRVHYDEPASFTALSAYLDDLSQARNLGGNRIFYLAVPPTAYEAIAVNLAMAGLADESKGHARLVIEKPFGRDLATAKILEQALHTRFAEHQIFRIDHYLAKETVQNILMLRFANAIFEPVWNRRYVDYVSILAAESIGVEHRASYYDHFGVLRDMFQNHMMQLLSLCTIEPPSLFEAELVRDEKSKVFRALRPFTAASLAENLVLGQYASGLIGGQRAPAYLDEEGVPGDSPTPTFAAMKVYVDNWRWQGVPFYMISGKRLPEKRTEIAVQFKPVPYSMFREIFGDHIKANRLTLRIQPDEQVSLTFQAKAPGPMCLRSVTMNFNYYQGYEGPALSAYAKVLLDCMLGDQTLFWRQDGVELCWRFLAPMLGQPDPNRLFLYKAGTWGPQEAGKLLAAHGLTP comes from the coding sequence ATGCCCGACGCCGCCGACCCCACCCTGGCCGAGGTGGTCCTCGGCCGGCCGCGAAACCCCGCCCCGGACGCCAGTTGCCGCTTCGACCAGGTGGACGGCCCGGTCACCATCGTCATTTTCGGCGTCACCGGCGACCTGGCCGGCCGCATGCTCATGCCGGCCCTGGCCGCCCTGTACGCCGGCGGCAACATGCCGGAGAATTTCGCCATCGTCGGGGCCAGCCGCACCGACCTCACCGACGAGACCTTCCGCCAGCGCATGCGCGACGCCTTGCGGGAATTCGCCGGCGCCGACGCGGCCGTCTTCGACAAGCTCGCCCCGCGCCTGACCTACCAGCGCGTCCACTACGACGAGCCGGCCTCGTTCACGGCGCTCTCGGCCTACCTCGACGACCTCTCCCAGGCCCGGAACCTGGGCGGCAACCGCATCTTCTACCTGGCCGTGCCGCCCACGGCCTACGAGGCCATCGCCGTCAACCTGGCCATGGCCGGGCTGGCCGACGAGTCCAAGGGCCATGCCCGGCTGGTCATCGAAAAGCCCTTCGGCCGGGACCTGGCCACGGCGAAGATCCTGGAGCAGGCCCTGCACACCCGCTTCGCCGAGCATCAGATCTTCCGCATCGACCACTACCTGGCCAAGGAGACGGTGCAAAACATCCTGATGCTGCGCTTCGCCAACGCCATCTTCGAGCCGGTCTGGAACCGCCGCTACGTCGATTACGTGAGCATCCTGGCCGCCGAATCCATCGGCGTCGAGCACCGGGCCTCGTATTACGACCACTTCGGCGTGCTGCGCGACATGTTCCAGAACCACATGATGCAGCTGCTCTCACTGTGCACCATCGAACCGCCGTCGCTTTTCGAGGCGGAACTGGTGCGCGACGAGAAAAGCAAGGTCTTCCGGGCGCTGCGCCCCTTCACCGCCGCCTCCCTGGCCGAGAACCTGGTCCTTGGCCAGTACGCCTCGGGGCTCATCGGCGGGCAGCGCGCGCCGGCCTACCTCGACGAGGAAGGCGTGCCCGGCGATTCGCCCACCCCGACCTTCGCCGCCATGAAGGTCTACGTGGACAACTGGCGCTGGCAGGGCGTGCCGTTCTACATGATCTCCGGCAAGCGCCTGCCCGAGAAACGCACGGAGATCGCCGTGCAGTTCAAGCCCGTGCCCTATTCCATGTTCCGGGAGATCTTCGGCGACCACATCAAGGCCAACCGCCTCACACTGCGCATCCAGCCCGACGAGCAGGTGAGCCTGACCTTCCAGGCCAAGGCCCCGGGCCCCATGTGCCTGCGCTCCGTGACCATGAACTTCAACTACTACCAAGGCTACGAGGGGCCGGCCCTGTCCGCCTACGCCAAGGTGCTGCTGGACTGCATGCTCGGCGACCAGACGCTGTTCTGGCGCCAGGACGGGGTGGAGCTGTGCTGGCGGTTCCTGGCCCCCATGCTCGGCCAACCCGACCCCAACCGGCTGTTCCTGTACAAGGCCGGCACCTGGGGGCCGCAGGAGGCCGGAAAACTGTTGGCCGCCCACGGACTCACGCCATGA
- the gnd gene encoding phosphogluconate dehydrogenase (NAD(+)-dependent, decarboxylating) has product MKIGMIGLGRMGLNMARRLARGGIEVVAYNRTVQKAKDFAAEEGSPAGFAETLADLVAALPAPRVVWLMLPAGAATDEHIDELMPLLAPGDTIVDGGNTMYRDDLRRHAAAGARGIRYCDAGVSGGIWGLAEGYCIMIGGEPDVVAPLKPALDVLTGPGGNLHTGPVGSGHFTKMVHNGIEYGMMQAYAEGFDILAASQFGEKLDFAAICDLWNHGSVVRSWLLELAQRAFTEDPRLQSLEAYVDDSGEGRWTVAAAVETAVSAPVITLSLFERFRSRQDNAFQDRVLAALRNQFGGHAVKRREG; this is encoded by the coding sequence ATGAAAATCGGCATGATCGGCCTCGGACGCATGGGGCTCAACATGGCCAGGCGTCTGGCCCGGGGCGGCATCGAGGTGGTGGCCTACAACCGCACGGTGCAAAAGGCCAAGGATTTCGCCGCCGAGGAAGGCTCCCCGGCCGGTTTCGCCGAAACCCTGGCCGATCTCGTGGCCGCCCTGCCCGCGCCGCGCGTCGTCTGGCTCATGCTCCCGGCCGGCGCGGCCACCGACGAGCACATCGACGAACTCATGCCGCTGCTGGCCCCGGGCGACACCATCGTCGACGGCGGCAACACCATGTACCGCGACGACCTGCGCCGCCACGCCGCCGCCGGCGCCCGCGGCATCCGCTACTGCGACGCCGGGGTCAGCGGCGGCATCTGGGGCCTGGCCGAGGGCTATTGCATCATGATCGGCGGCGAACCGGACGTCGTCGCGCCCCTAAAACCCGCCCTGGACGTGCTGACCGGCCCGGGCGGCAACCTGCACACCGGCCCCGTCGGCTCGGGGCATTTCACCAAGATGGTCCACAACGGCATCGAATACGGCATGATGCAGGCCTACGCCGAGGGCTTCGACATCCTGGCCGCCTCCCAGTTCGGCGAAAAGCTCGATTTCGCCGCCATCTGCGACCTGTGGAACCACGGCTCGGTGGTCCGCTCCTGGCTCCTGGAACTGGCCCAGCGCGCCTTCACCGAGGACCCGCGCCTGCAATCCCTGGAAGCCTACGTGGACGATTCCGGCGAGGGCCGCTGGACGGTGGCCGCCGCCGTGGAAACGGCCGTGTCCGCCCCGGTCATCACCCTGTCGCTGTTCGAGCGCTTCCGCTCGCGCCAGGACAACGCCTTCCAGGATAGGGTCCTGGCGGCGCTACGCAACCAGTTCGGCGGACACGCCGTGAAAAGGAGGGAAGGCTGA
- a CDS encoding TVP38/TMEM64 family protein: MLRGSLGKILLVALALALVAAFFGFGLDRYLTLSFLKESREALATAYANAPARFVAGYFVLYVLVAALSLPGATVLTLAGGALFGFWITLAVVSFASTIGATAACALARTLFRQAIAARLTGKLKAIDEGIRREGAFYLFTLRLIPLFPFFVINAAMGLTAMPLKTFYAVSQLGMLPGTAVYVNAGAQLGRIDSLAGIVSPGLVVSFALLGLFPLAAKRAVALARARRARNARKGPTA; this comes from the coding sequence ATGCTGCGCGGCTCTCTCGGCAAGATCCTGCTCGTCGCCCTGGCCCTGGCCCTGGTAGCCGCCTTTTTCGGCTTCGGGCTCGACAGGTACCTGACCCTGTCCTTCCTCAAGGAATCCCGGGAGGCGTTGGCCACCGCCTACGCCAACGCGCCGGCCCGGTTCGTCGCCGGCTATTTCGTGCTCTACGTGCTGGTGGCCGCCCTGAGCCTGCCCGGGGCCACGGTGCTGACCCTGGCCGGCGGGGCGCTGTTCGGCTTCTGGATCACCCTGGCCGTGGTCTCCTTCGCCAGCACCATCGGGGCCACGGCCGCCTGCGCCCTGGCCAGGACGCTTTTCCGGCAGGCCATCGCCGCACGGCTCACCGGCAAGCTCAAGGCCATCGACGAGGGCATCCGCCGCGAAGGCGCCTTCTACCTGTTCACCCTGCGGCTCATTCCCCTGTTCCCCTTTTTCGTCATCAACGCGGCCATGGGCCTGACGGCCATGCCGCTTAAAACCTTCTACGCCGTGTCCCAGCTCGGCATGCTCCCCGGCACGGCCGTCTACGTCAACGCCGGGGCGCAGCTGGGGCGCATCGATTCCCTGGCCGGCATCGTCTCGCCGGGGCTCGTCGTCTCCTTCGCCCTGCTGGGCCTTTTTCCCCTGGCGGCCAAGCGGGCCGTCGCCCTGGCCCGCGCCCGCCGCGCCCGAAACGCCCGCAAGGGCCCAACCGCCTAA
- a CDS encoding deoxyribodipyrimidine photo-lyase, whose product MLVHPARVTPLSDRPANPGPVVYWMHRDQRAADNWALLAAADLAKASGAPLLVAFALAPTFPGATRRAYAFLLAGLAETEGDLRAAGIPLALLTGDPAATVPAFLRGLGAGTCVTDFDPMPVMAGWRQAVAAGFDGALLEVDAHNVVPCRIASDKREYAAATLRPKIHRRLAEFLEPFPELPTFPEANLAGFAPVDWAAAGATVAADPGVGPVAGIVPGPAAGKKALADFLATRLAAYAEGRGDPNAGATSGLSPYFHFGQLAPQRAALDALDARKGAPAGADAFLEELVVRRELADNFRHHTPPEADLYDALPAWARKTLAAHAGDERPHLYDRETFEAAGTHSRLWNAAQRQLTRTGRLHGYMRMYWAKKILEWSATPRQALDTALFLNDRYALDGRDPNGIVGVLWSVGGLHDRPWATRPVFGQVRYMNERGCRRKFDANAYVNRFS is encoded by the coding sequence ATGCTGGTCCATCCCGCCCGCGTGACGCCCTTGTCCGACCGGCCCGCCAACCCCGGGCCGGTCGTCTATTGGATGCACCGCGACCAGCGCGCCGCCGACAACTGGGCGCTGCTCGCCGCCGCCGACCTGGCCAAGGCCAGCGGCGCCCCGCTGCTCGTCGCCTTCGCCCTGGCCCCGACCTTTCCCGGCGCCACCCGCCGGGCCTACGCCTTCCTGCTGGCCGGCCTGGCCGAAACCGAGGGCGACCTGCGCGCGGCCGGCATTCCCCTGGCCCTGCTGACCGGCGACCCGGCGGCCACCGTGCCGGCCTTCTTGCGCGGCCTCGGCGCCGGCACCTGCGTCACGGACTTCGACCCCATGCCGGTCATGGCCGGCTGGAGGCAGGCCGTGGCCGCGGGCTTCGACGGGGCGCTGCTCGAAGTGGACGCCCACAACGTGGTCCCCTGCCGCATCGCCTCGGACAAGCGCGAATACGCCGCCGCCACCCTGCGCCCGAAAATCCACCGCCGCCTGGCCGAATTCCTGGAGCCTTTCCCCGAACTGCCCACGTTCCCGGAGGCCAACCTGGCCGGTTTCGCCCCCGTGGACTGGGCGGCCGCCGGCGCCACGGTCGCGGCCGACCCCGGCGTGGGGCCGGTGGCCGGCATCGTCCCGGGGCCGGCGGCCGGGAAAAAGGCCCTGGCGGATTTCCTGGCCACCCGCCTGGCCGCCTACGCCGAGGGCCGGGGCGACCCCAATGCCGGCGCCACCTCGGGGCTCTCGCCCTATTTCCATTTCGGCCAGCTCGCGCCCCAGCGCGCCGCCCTGGACGCCCTGGACGCCCGCAAGGGCGCCCCGGCCGGGGCCGACGCCTTTCTGGAGGAACTGGTGGTGCGCCGGGAACTGGCCGACAACTTCCGCCACCACACGCCGCCCGAGGCCGACCTCTACGACGCCCTGCCCGCCTGGGCCCGCAAGACCCTGGCCGCACACGCCGGCGACGAACGGCCCCACCTGTATGACCGGGAAACCTTCGAGGCGGCGGGGACCCACAGCCGCCTGTGGAACGCCGCCCAGCGGCAACTGACGCGCACCGGCCGCCTGCACGGCTACATGCGCATGTACTGGGCCAAAAAAATCCTGGAATGGTCGGCCACGCCGCGCCAGGCCCTGGACACGGCCCTGTTCCTCAACGACCGCTACGCCCTGGACGGGCGCGACCCCAACGGGATCGTCGGCGTGCTGTGGTCGGTGGGCGGCCTGCACGACCGGCCCTGGGCCACGCGCCCGGTCTTCGGCCAGGTGCGTTACATGAACGAACGGGGCTGTCGCCGCAAGTTCGACGCCAACGCCTACGTGAACCGCTTTTCGTAA
- the mazG gene encoding nucleoside triphosphate pyrophosphohydrolase: MNDKSPAEALAALQGVLDALLGQDGCPWDKAQTPQTLCDYIIEESFELVDAIRSQDIPGTAEELGDVLFLLLFVATLSRKQGAFNLSEALETAAAKMVRRHPHVFSDLEIGSREELLRNWERIKRAEKEQDSGLFASLPKGLPPLLKAYRIHSKAARSGFTWETDAAMRESLLSERAEFEAAVASGDTAAMAEEFGDYLFTLTEYGRRLGLKANTCLDAANNKFLARYKAMERLARQRGLALDSLDMAAKNALWEEVKAGS, from the coding sequence ATGAACGACAAATCCCCGGCCGAGGCGCTGGCCGCGTTGCAAGGCGTGCTCGACGCCCTGCTCGGCCAGGACGGCTGCCCCTGGGACAAGGCCCAAACCCCCCAGACCCTTTGCGACTACATCATCGAGGAATCCTTCGAACTGGTGGACGCCATCCGCTCGCAGGACATCCCGGGCACGGCCGAGGAGCTCGGCGACGTGCTTTTCCTGCTGCTGTTCGTGGCCACGCTCTCGCGCAAGCAGGGCGCCTTCAACCTGTCCGAAGCCCTGGAAACGGCCGCGGCCAAGATGGTGCGCCGCCATCCCCACGTGTTTTCCGACCTGGAGATCGGCAGCCGCGAGGAACTGCTGCGCAACTGGGAGCGCATCAAGCGGGCGGAAAAGGAACAGGACTCCGGGCTGTTCGCCTCCCTGCCCAAGGGCCTGCCGCCGCTTCTCAAGGCCTACCGCATCCATTCCAAGGCGGCCCGGTCGGGCTTCACCTGGGAGACCGACGCGGCCATGCGGGAAAGCCTGCTGTCCGAGCGGGCGGAGTTCGAGGCCGCCGTGGCCTCGGGCGATACCGCGGCCATGGCCGAGGAATTCGGCGACTACCTCTTCACCCTCACCGAATACGGCCGCCGGCTGGGGCTTAAGGCCAACACCTGCCTGGACGCCGCCAACAACAAGTTCCTGGCCCGCTACAAGGCCATGGAGCGCTTGGCCAGGCAGCGCGGCCTCGCCCTGGACAGCCTGGACATGGCCGCCAAAAACGCCCTGTGGGAAGAGGTCAAGGCCGGCTCCTGA
- a CDS encoding CvpA family protein → MPTLNIADLSLAIVWLFFAIRGYMRGIVKEAGSLAAIVLGFYVAGAYHKTLTPHLTEYISGNYAGTAAYLILFTVTLLGVWFVALAVSGMVRVTMTQWADRFFGGGFGLAKGVVLTAALLFLIHLAAPNPDFLKGSMLVPLLEKVSTKLANYIPPDLNEKLRKFSHKDAIDPIKAAMEKKAEQAKAGTDKKPPEKAEADKPAEKAKAPEAKKPDADKKPAEKPKKAEPAKENHEAKSGEKHKSASPDKTAAQADTGEKKP, encoded by the coding sequence ATGCCGACGCTCAACATCGCCGATCTCTCCCTGGCCATCGTGTGGCTTTTTTTCGCCATCCGGGGCTACATGCGCGGCATCGTCAAGGAAGCCGGGTCGCTGGCGGCCATTGTCCTCGGATTTTACGTGGCCGGCGCCTACCACAAGACCCTGACCCCCCACCTGACCGAGTATATCTCCGGCAATTACGCCGGCACGGCCGCCTATCTCATCCTGTTCACCGTCACGCTCCTCGGCGTCTGGTTTGTGGCCCTGGCCGTTTCGGGCATGGTCCGGGTGACCATGACGCAATGGGCGGACCGCTTTTTCGGCGGCGGCTTCGGCCTGGCCAAGGGCGTGGTGCTCACGGCGGCGCTGCTGTTCCTCATCCACCTGGCCGCGCCCAACCCCGATTTTCTCAAAGGCTCCATGCTGGTGCCCCTGCTGGAAAAGGTCAGCACCAAGCTGGCCAACTACATTCCGCCGGACCTCAACGAAAAGCTGCGCAAATTCAGCCACAAGGACGCCATCGACCCGATCAAGGCGGCGATGGAGAAAAAGGCCGAGCAGGCCAAGGCCGGCACCGACAAGAAACCGCCGGAAAAGGCCGAAGCCGACAAACCGGCCGAAAAAGCCAAGGCCCCGGAAGCCAAAAAGCCCGACGCCGACAAGAAGCCGGCCGAAAAACCGAAAAAAGCCGAACCCGCCAAGGAAAACCACGAGGCCAAATCCGGCGAGAAGCACAAATCCGCTTCCCCCGACAAAACGGCCGCCCAGGCCGATACCGGCGAGAAAAAGCCATGA